A genome region from Oryzias latipes chromosome 2, ASM223467v1 includes the following:
- the zeb2 gene encoding zinc finger E-box-binding homeobox 2 isoform X2 produces the protein MKQEIMADGPRCKRRKQANPRRKNALNYENVVETGSETEEEDKLPVSEEEPLINGAGSPASLTNPEASPHAEGHGLLTKDEEDDEMRDSGVEHIWQDNDMLSASVDGTDEMKYDFDSLGPEATLQGVGNGTVKSMDCTSELEDFFAKRKLDDGDSHVVSIAECLRRGDTAIIYPEAPEELSRLGTPEATGPEENDLPPGTPDAFAQLLTCPYCDRGYKRLTSLKEHIKYRHEKNEENFACPLCNYTFAYRTQLERHMATHKPARDQHQMLNQEAGNRKFKCAECGKAFKYKHHLKEHLRIHSGEKPYECPNCKKRFSHSGSYSSHISSKKCIGLIAVNGRMRNSMKPGSSPTSASASPTNTAITQLRQKLENGKPLGLADHNNHLNIKTEPLDFNDYKLMMASHGFGAPGTFLNGVGGSSPLGVHHSSTGQSPLQHLGLAGLDPQLLGYPGSLGNNLSEVQKVLQIVDNTVCRQKMDCKPEELSKLKAYMKELGNQAEEQKQAMNSPGGPQVGLPLVNHNGATKSIIDYTLEKVNEAKACLQSLTTDSKRQISNIKREKANHMLDGGMDEKVPENMFTPYACQYCKETFPGPIPLHQHERYLCKMNEEIKAVLQPSENMMPNKPPMFMEKNNHLSSSMLSEKGLTGPLNPYRDHMSVLKAYFAMNMEPNSEELLKISIAVGLPQIFVKEWFEQRKMYEYSTTRSPPLEHRNTTDMVVGTNNHSPPKDSLAARSPVSLMKHVDHITSSSIAEHQNNCDNPLRHLKNHQFGGSAKAAGEKLDHSRSNTPSPLNLSSASSKNSHSSSYTPNSLTSEDLQAEPLDLSLPRLMKEPKHALTVKSRPKANSITIDHNSIPSPREHFEEPLNLAYLKKEFSGSTNDRNIEKSTSPIFGINPFAAKPLYTSLPPQSAFPPTTFMPPMQASIPGLRPYPGMDQMGFLPHMAYTYAAGAATFAEMQQRRKYQRKPGFQGDLLDGTPDYLSGLDDMTDPDSCLSRKKIKKTESGMYACDLCDKTFQKSSSLLRHKYEHTGKRPHQCQICKKAFKHKHHLIEHSRLHSGEKPYQCDKCGKRFSHSGSYSQHMNHRYSYCKREAEEREAAEREAREKGHLEPTELLMSRAYLQGMTPQGYPELAEREAILRHDGVNGGIREGHKEVDGTYAKIARRDEFEEEEESKSMDTDPDTLRDEEENGEHSMDDSSLDGKTETKSDHEDAMEDPM, from the exons ATGAAATGAAATACGACTTTGACTCCCTGGGGCCTGAGGCCACTTTGCAGGGAGTTGGAAACGGTACAG TCAAGAGCATGGATTGCACTTCTGAGTTGGAGGACTTCTTTGCCAAAAGGAAGCTGGACGACGGTGACAGCCACGTAGTGAGCATCGCCGAGTGCCTGCGGCGTGGAGACACCGCCATCATCTACCCGGAAGCTCCGGAGGAGCTGAGCCGCCTGGGAACGCCGGAGGCCACGGGACCAGAGGAGAATG ACCTGCCACCTGGAACGCCAGATGCTTTCGCCCAACTGTTGACCTGCCCCTACTGCGACCGAGGCTACAAGCGCTTGACATCGCTGAAGGAGCACATCAAGTACCGCCATGAGAAGAACGAGGAAAACTTCGCCTGCCCCCTGTGCAACTACACGTTCGCGTACCGCACCCAGCTGGAGCGGCACATGGCCACGCACAAGCCTGCCAGGGACCAG CACCAAATGCTCAACCAAGAGGCAGGAAACCGCAAGTTCAAGTGTGCCGAGTGCGGCAAGGCCTTCAAGTACAAGCACCATCTGAAGGAGCACCTCCGGATCCATAGCG GCGAAAAACCGTACGAGTGCCCCAACTGCAAGAAGCGTTTCTCCCACTCGGGCTCCTACAGCTCCCACATCAGCAGCAAGAAGTGCATCGGCTTGATCGCCGTCAACGGTCGCATGCGCAACAGCATGAAGCCAGGCTCCTCCCCTACCTCTGCATCGGCCTCGCCCACCAATACTGCCATCACCCAGCTGCGGCAGAAGCTCGAGAACGGCAAGCCGCTGGGCCTCGCCGACCACAACAACCACCTGAACATTAAGACGGAACCGCTGGACTTCAATGACTATAAGCTGATGATGGCGTCCCATGGGTTTGGCGCGCCCGGAACATTCCTGAATGGAGTAGGAGGGAGCAGCCCACTAGGGGTTCACCACAGCTCGACAGGTCAGAGCCCTTTGCAGCACCTAGGGTTGGCTGGACTCGACCCGCAGCTTCTAGGCTACCCAGGTTCGCTAGGGAACAACCTGAGTGAGGTCCAGAAGGTTCTCCAAATAGTTGACAACACTGTGTGCAGGCAGAAAATGGACTGCAAGCCGGAGGAGCTCTCCAAGCTCAAGGCTTACATGAAAGAACTGGGAAACCAGGCGGAGGAGCAGAAGCAGGCGATGAATTCTCCAGGGGGGCCTCAGGTCGGTCTTCCACTCGTCAATCACAATGGCGCCACCAAAAGCATTATCGACTACACGCTAGAAAAAGTGAACGAAGCCAAAGCTTGCCTCCAGAGCTTGACAACAGACTCAAAGAGACAGATTAGCAATATCAAACGAGAGAAAGCCAACCACATGCTTGACGGAGGTATGGATGAGAAAGTGCCAGAGAACATGTTTACACCTTATGCTTGTCAGTATTGCAAGGAAACCTTCCCCGGGCCAATACCGCTGCACCAACACGAACGCTACCTGTGCAAAATGAACGAGGAGATCAAGGCCGTGTTGCAGCCCAGCGAGAACATGATGCCCAACAAACCGCCGATGTTCATGGAGAAAAACAACCACTTATCGTCCTCCATGTTGTCAGAGAAGGGACTCACTGGCCCCCTCAACCCTTACAGGGACCACATGTCCGTGTTGAAGGCATATTTTGCTATGAACATGGAGCCCAACTCAGAGGAGCTGCTCAAAATTTCCATAGCGGTTGGCCTTCCTCAGATATTCGTCAAGGAGTGGTTCGAGCAGCGAAAGATGTACGAATACAGCACTACCCGAAGCCCACCACTGGAGCACAGGAACACCACGGACATGGTTGTCGGAACAAATAACCACTCCCCACCTAAAGACTCTTTGGCAGCTAGGTCACCTGTGTCTCTCATGAAGCATGTTGACCACATCACATCGTCCTCCATCGCGGAGCACCAAAACAACTGTGACAACCCCCTGAGACATTTGAAGAACCACCAGTTTGGCGGCAGCGCCAAGGCTGCGGGCGAAAAGTTGGACCACTCCCGTAGCAACACCCCTTCTCCTCTTAATCTGTCCTCCGCATCTTCCAAAaactcccacagcagctcctaCACCCCCAACAGCTTGACTTCAGAGGACCTGCAGGCCGAACCGCTTGACCTCTCCCTGCCGAGACTCATGAAGGAGCCCAAGCATGCACTGACGGTCAAAAGCAGACCTAAAGCCAACAGTATTACCATCGACCATAACAGCATCCCCTCCCCACGAGAGCACTTCGAAGAGCCTTTGAACTTGGCCTATCTCAAGAAGGAATTCTCCGGCTCGACCAATGatagaaacattgaaaaaagcACTAGCCCCATCTTTGGCATTAACCCCTTTGCTGCCAAACCTTTATACACGTCACTTCCACCTCAAAGCGCTTTCCCGCCCACCACATTCATGCCCCCAATGCAGGCCAGCATACCAGGTCTTAGGCCCTACCCGGGCATGGATCAAATGGGCTTCCTTCCGCACATGGCTTACACTTACGCGGCGGGGGCAGCCACCTTTGCCGAGATGCAGCAGAGGAGAAAGTACCAGCGGAAACCAGGTTTCCAG GGGGACCTGCTCGACGGTACACCCGATTACTTGTCAGGGCTGGACGACATGACAGACCCCGACTCCTGTCTGTCGCGGAAGAAGATTAAGAAGACTGAAAGTGGTATGTACGCGTGTGACTTGTGCGACAAAACATTCCAGAAGAGCAGTTCCCTTCTAAGACACAAATATGAACACACAG GGAAGAGGCCGCACCAGTGCCAGATCTGCAAGAAGGCCTTCAAACACAAGCACCATCTCATCGAGCACTCCCGGCTGCACTCTGGCGAGAAGCCGTACCAGTGCGACAAGTGCGGCAAGCGCTTCTCGCACTCGGGTTCCTACTCGCAGCACATGAACCACCGCTACTCCTACTGCAAGCGGGAGGCGGAGGAGCGGGAGGCGGCCGAGCGGGAGGCGCGCGAGAAGGGCCACCTGGAGCCCACCGAGCTGCTCATGAGCAGGGCGTACCTGCAGGGCATGACTCCTCAGGGTTACCCGGAGCTGGCCGAGCGCGAGGCCATCCTGCGGCACGACGGCGTGAACGGAGGGATACGAGAGGGACACAAGGAAGTGGACGGAACGTATGCAAAGATTGCGCGGAGGGACGAGttcgaggaggaggaggagagcaagAGCATGGACACGGACCCGGACACGTTGAGGGACGAGGAGGAGAACGGGGAGCACTCGATGGACGATAGCTCGCTGGACGGTAAAACGGAAACCAAATCGGATCACGAGGACGCCATGGAGGATCCCATGTAA
- the zeb2 gene encoding zinc finger E-box-binding homeobox 2 isoform X3 — translation MIHTSVLADAISLNYENVVETGSETEEEDKLPVSEEEPLINGAGSPASLTNPEASPHAEGHGLLTKDEEDDEMRDSGVEHIWQDNDMLSASVDGTDEMKYDFDSLGPEATLQGVGNGTVKSMDCTSELEDFFAKRKLDDGDSHVVSIAECLRRGDTAIIYPEAPEELSRLGTPEATGPEENDLPPGTPDAFAQLLTCPYCDRGYKRLTSLKEHIKYRHEKNEENFACPLCNYTFAYRTQLERHMATHKPARDQHQMLNQEAGNRKFKCAECGKAFKYKHHLKEHLRIHSGEKPYECPNCKKRFSHSGSYSSHISSKKCIGLIAVNGRMRNSMKPGSSPTSASASPTNTAITQLRQKLENGKPLGLADHNNHLNIKTEPLDFNDYKLMMASHGFGAPGTFLNGVGGSSPLGVHHSSTGQSPLQHLGLAGLDPQLLGYPGSLGNNLSEVQKVLQIVDNTVCRQKMDCKPEELSKLKAYMKELGNQAEEQKQAMNSPGGPQVGLPLVNHNGATKSIIDYTLEKVNEAKACLQSLTTDSKRQISNIKREKANHMLDGGMDEKVPENMFTPYACQYCKETFPGPIPLHQHERYLCKMNEEIKAVLQPSENMMPNKPPMFMEKNNHLSSSMLSEKGLTGPLNPYRDHMSVLKAYFAMNMEPNSEELLKISIAVGLPQIFVKEWFEQRKMYEYSTTRSPPLEHRNTTDMVVGTNNHSPPKDSLAARSPVSLMKHVDHITSSSIAEHQNNCDNPLRHLKNHQFGGSAKAAGEKLDHSRSNTPSPLNLSSASSKNSHSSSYTPNSLTSEDLQAEPLDLSLPRLMKEPKHALTVKSRPKANSITIDHNSIPSPREHFEEPLNLAYLKKEFSGSTNDRNIEKSTSPIFGINPFAAKPLYTSLPPQSAFPPTTFMPPMQASIPGLRPYPGMDQMGFLPHMAYTYAAGAATFAEMQQRRKYQRKPGFQGDLLDGTPDYLSGLDDMTDPDSCLSRKKIKKTESGMYACDLCDKTFQKSSSLLRHKYEHTGKRPHQCQICKKAFKHKHHLIEHSRLHSGEKPYQCDKCGKRFSHSGSYSQHMNHRYSYCKREAEEREAAEREAREKGHLEPTELLMSRAYLQGMTPQGYPELAEREAILRHDGVNGGIREGHKEVDGTYAKIARRDEFEEEEESKSMDTDPDTLRDEEENGEHSMDDSSLDGKTETKSDHEDAMEDPM, via the exons ATGAAATGAAATACGACTTTGACTCCCTGGGGCCTGAGGCCACTTTGCAGGGAGTTGGAAACGGTACAG TCAAGAGCATGGATTGCACTTCTGAGTTGGAGGACTTCTTTGCCAAAAGGAAGCTGGACGACGGTGACAGCCACGTAGTGAGCATCGCCGAGTGCCTGCGGCGTGGAGACACCGCCATCATCTACCCGGAAGCTCCGGAGGAGCTGAGCCGCCTGGGAACGCCGGAGGCCACGGGACCAGAGGAGAATG ACCTGCCACCTGGAACGCCAGATGCTTTCGCCCAACTGTTGACCTGCCCCTACTGCGACCGAGGCTACAAGCGCTTGACATCGCTGAAGGAGCACATCAAGTACCGCCATGAGAAGAACGAGGAAAACTTCGCCTGCCCCCTGTGCAACTACACGTTCGCGTACCGCACCCAGCTGGAGCGGCACATGGCCACGCACAAGCCTGCCAGGGACCAG CACCAAATGCTCAACCAAGAGGCAGGAAACCGCAAGTTCAAGTGTGCCGAGTGCGGCAAGGCCTTCAAGTACAAGCACCATCTGAAGGAGCACCTCCGGATCCATAGCG GCGAAAAACCGTACGAGTGCCCCAACTGCAAGAAGCGTTTCTCCCACTCGGGCTCCTACAGCTCCCACATCAGCAGCAAGAAGTGCATCGGCTTGATCGCCGTCAACGGTCGCATGCGCAACAGCATGAAGCCAGGCTCCTCCCCTACCTCTGCATCGGCCTCGCCCACCAATACTGCCATCACCCAGCTGCGGCAGAAGCTCGAGAACGGCAAGCCGCTGGGCCTCGCCGACCACAACAACCACCTGAACATTAAGACGGAACCGCTGGACTTCAATGACTATAAGCTGATGATGGCGTCCCATGGGTTTGGCGCGCCCGGAACATTCCTGAATGGAGTAGGAGGGAGCAGCCCACTAGGGGTTCACCACAGCTCGACAGGTCAGAGCCCTTTGCAGCACCTAGGGTTGGCTGGACTCGACCCGCAGCTTCTAGGCTACCCAGGTTCGCTAGGGAACAACCTGAGTGAGGTCCAGAAGGTTCTCCAAATAGTTGACAACACTGTGTGCAGGCAGAAAATGGACTGCAAGCCGGAGGAGCTCTCCAAGCTCAAGGCTTACATGAAAGAACTGGGAAACCAGGCGGAGGAGCAGAAGCAGGCGATGAATTCTCCAGGGGGGCCTCAGGTCGGTCTTCCACTCGTCAATCACAATGGCGCCACCAAAAGCATTATCGACTACACGCTAGAAAAAGTGAACGAAGCCAAAGCTTGCCTCCAGAGCTTGACAACAGACTCAAAGAGACAGATTAGCAATATCAAACGAGAGAAAGCCAACCACATGCTTGACGGAGGTATGGATGAGAAAGTGCCAGAGAACATGTTTACACCTTATGCTTGTCAGTATTGCAAGGAAACCTTCCCCGGGCCAATACCGCTGCACCAACACGAACGCTACCTGTGCAAAATGAACGAGGAGATCAAGGCCGTGTTGCAGCCCAGCGAGAACATGATGCCCAACAAACCGCCGATGTTCATGGAGAAAAACAACCACTTATCGTCCTCCATGTTGTCAGAGAAGGGACTCACTGGCCCCCTCAACCCTTACAGGGACCACATGTCCGTGTTGAAGGCATATTTTGCTATGAACATGGAGCCCAACTCAGAGGAGCTGCTCAAAATTTCCATAGCGGTTGGCCTTCCTCAGATATTCGTCAAGGAGTGGTTCGAGCAGCGAAAGATGTACGAATACAGCACTACCCGAAGCCCACCACTGGAGCACAGGAACACCACGGACATGGTTGTCGGAACAAATAACCACTCCCCACCTAAAGACTCTTTGGCAGCTAGGTCACCTGTGTCTCTCATGAAGCATGTTGACCACATCACATCGTCCTCCATCGCGGAGCACCAAAACAACTGTGACAACCCCCTGAGACATTTGAAGAACCACCAGTTTGGCGGCAGCGCCAAGGCTGCGGGCGAAAAGTTGGACCACTCCCGTAGCAACACCCCTTCTCCTCTTAATCTGTCCTCCGCATCTTCCAAAaactcccacagcagctcctaCACCCCCAACAGCTTGACTTCAGAGGACCTGCAGGCCGAACCGCTTGACCTCTCCCTGCCGAGACTCATGAAGGAGCCCAAGCATGCACTGACGGTCAAAAGCAGACCTAAAGCCAACAGTATTACCATCGACCATAACAGCATCCCCTCCCCACGAGAGCACTTCGAAGAGCCTTTGAACTTGGCCTATCTCAAGAAGGAATTCTCCGGCTCGACCAATGatagaaacattgaaaaaagcACTAGCCCCATCTTTGGCATTAACCCCTTTGCTGCCAAACCTTTATACACGTCACTTCCACCTCAAAGCGCTTTCCCGCCCACCACATTCATGCCCCCAATGCAGGCCAGCATACCAGGTCTTAGGCCCTACCCGGGCATGGATCAAATGGGCTTCCTTCCGCACATGGCTTACACTTACGCGGCGGGGGCAGCCACCTTTGCCGAGATGCAGCAGAGGAGAAAGTACCAGCGGAAACCAGGTTTCCAG GGGGACCTGCTCGACGGTACACCCGATTACTTGTCAGGGCTGGACGACATGACAGACCCCGACTCCTGTCTGTCGCGGAAGAAGATTAAGAAGACTGAAAGTGGTATGTACGCGTGTGACTTGTGCGACAAAACATTCCAGAAGAGCAGTTCCCTTCTAAGACACAAATATGAACACACAG GGAAGAGGCCGCACCAGTGCCAGATCTGCAAGAAGGCCTTCAAACACAAGCACCATCTCATCGAGCACTCCCGGCTGCACTCTGGCGAGAAGCCGTACCAGTGCGACAAGTGCGGCAAGCGCTTCTCGCACTCGGGTTCCTACTCGCAGCACATGAACCACCGCTACTCCTACTGCAAGCGGGAGGCGGAGGAGCGGGAGGCGGCCGAGCGGGAGGCGCGCGAGAAGGGCCACCTGGAGCCCACCGAGCTGCTCATGAGCAGGGCGTACCTGCAGGGCATGACTCCTCAGGGTTACCCGGAGCTGGCCGAGCGCGAGGCCATCCTGCGGCACGACGGCGTGAACGGAGGGATACGAGAGGGACACAAGGAAGTGGACGGAACGTATGCAAAGATTGCGCGGAGGGACGAGttcgaggaggaggaggagagcaagAGCATGGACACGGACCCGGACACGTTGAGGGACGAGGAGGAGAACGGGGAGCACTCGATGGACGATAGCTCGCTGGACGGTAAAACGGAAACCAAATCGGATCACGAGGACGCCATGGAGGATCCCATGTAA